AGAACATCCCCGACTCGGGCATCCCGGAGTCCTTCAAGGTCCTCCTCAAGGAGATGCAGTCGCTCTGCCTGAACGTCGAGGTGCTGTCGTCCGACGGCGTGTCGATCGACATGAAGGAGAACGACGACGAGGTCTACCGCGCCGCGGAGGAGCTCGGCATCGACCTGTCGCGTCGCCCCAACGCCAGCAGCATCGAAGAGATCTGACGCCGAGCCTGTCGCGGGCGGCCCTGCCGCCCGCGACAGCGCCCGCACCCCCTTGCACCATTCCGTCCGCCGGGCCTCCTGAAGGACCCGGCAAGCGAAGGAAGTAGGACCCCTTGCTCGACGTCAACGTCTTCGACGAGCTGCGTATCGGCCTGGCCACGGCCGACGACATCCGTGCGTGGTCGCACGGCGAGGTGAAGAAGCCCGAGACCATCAACTACCGGACCCTGAAGCCGGAGAAGGATGGCCTGTTCTGCGAGAAGATCTTCGGTCCCACCCGGGACTGGGAGTGCTACTGCGGCAAGTACAAGCGCGTCCGCTTCAAGGGCATCATCTGCGAGCGCTGCGGTGTCGAGGTCACGCGCTCCAAGGTGCGCCGTGAGCGCATGGGCCACATCGAGCTCGCCGCCCCGGTGACGCACATCTGGTTCTTCAAGGGTGTGCCGTCGCGTCTGGGCTACCTGCTCGACCTGGCGCCCAAGGACCTCGAGAAGGTCATCTACTTCGCGGCCTACATGATCACGTGGGTCGACGAGGAGGGCCGTCACGAGGACCTCCCCAACCTCCAGAACGAGATCGACCTGGAGAAGAAGGAGATCGCGGACCGCCGCGACAACGACATCAACGCCCGCGCGCTCAAGCTCGAGCAGGACCTCGCCGAGCTCGAGGCCGAGGGCGGCAAGGCCGACGCGCGCCGCAAGGTCCGCGACTCGGCCGAGCGCGAGATGGCCCAGATCCGCAAGCGCGCGGACGCGGACCTCGAGCGCCTCGAGAACGTGTGGGACCGGTTCAAGAACCTCAAGGTCGCGGACCTCGAGGGCGACGAGCTGCTCTACCGCCAGCTGCAGGACCGCTACGGCAACTACTTCGAGGGCTCGATGGGCGCCGCGGCGATCCAGAAGCGTCTCGAGGCGTTCGACCTGGAGGCGGAGTCCGACAACCTGCGCGAGATCATCAAGACGGGCAAGGGCCAGCGCAAGACGCGTGCCCTCAAGCGTCTGAAGGTCGTCAACGCGTTCCTCACGACGAACAACTCGCCGACGGGCATGGTCCTCGACGCGGTGCCGGTCATCCCGCCGGACCTGCGCCCGATGGTCCAGCTCGACGGTGGCCGCTTCGCCACGTCGGACCTGAACGACCTGTACCGCCGCGTCATCAACCGGAACAACCGCCTCAAGCGGCTCCTGGACCTGGGCGCGCCGGAGATCATCGTCAACAACGAGAAGCGGATGCTCCAGGAGGCCGTGGACTCGCTGTTCGACAACGGCCGTCGTGGTCGCCCGGTGACGGGCCCCGGCAACCGTCCGCTGAAGTCGATCTCCGACATGCTCAAGGGCAAGCAGGGCCGGTTCCGCCAGAACCTGCTCGGCAAGCGCGTCGACTACTCGGGCCGTTCGGTCATCGTCGTCGGCCCGCAGCTCAAGCTGCACCAGTGCGGCCTGCCGAAGCAGATGGCGCTCGAGCTCTTCAAGCCGTTCGTCATGAAGCGGCTCGTGGACCTCAACCACGCGCAGAACATCAAGTCGGCCAAGCGCATGGTCGAGCGCGCCCGCCCGGTCGTGTGGGACGTGCTCGAGGAGGTCATCACCGAGCACCCGGTGCTGCTGAACCGTGCGCCCACGCTGCACCGTCTGGGCATCCAGGCGTTCGAGCCGCAGCTCGTCGAGGGCAAGGCGATCCACCTGCACCCGCTCGTCTGCGCCGCGTTCAACGCGGACTTCGACGGTGACCAGATGGCCGTCCACCTGCCCCTGAGCGCGGAGGCGCAGGCCGAGGCCCGCATCCTCATGCTCTCGAGCAACAACATCCTGAAGCCGTCCGACGGCCGCCCCGTGACCATGCCCTCGCAGGACATGATCATCGGCCTCTTCCACCTGACCTCCGACAAGGAGGACGCGGAGGGTGCCGGCCGGGCGTTCAGCTCGGTGTCCGAGGCGATCATGGCCTTCGACCAGGGGACGCTCGACCTCAACGCGGTCGTGAAGATCCGGTTCGACGACCTGGTGCTGTCGGAGGAGGACGCCCCCGAGGGCTGGTCCGAGGGCGACACGCTGCTGTTCGAGACGACGCTCGGCCGTGCGCTCTTCAACGAGCTGCTGCCGGTCGACTACCCGTACGAGAACGGTGTGGTCGACAAGAAGCGCCTCTCGGCGATCGTCAACGACCTCGCCGAGCGCTACCCGAAGGTCGCCGTCGCGGCGTCCCTCGACGCGCTCAAGGAGGCCGGCTTCCGCTGGGCGACGCGCTCCGGCGTGACGATCTCGATCTCCGACGTCGCGACCCCGGCCGCGAAGAAGGACATCCTCGAGGAGCACGAGGCGCGGGCCGCCAAGGTCCAGGGCCAGTACGACAAGGGTCTGATCACCGACGACGAGCGCCGTCAGGAGCTCATCGAGATCTGGACCCAGGCCACGGACAAGGTCGCCAAGGCGATGCAGGAGAACTTCCCTGCCCGCAACACGGTGTACCGCATGGTCGGTTCGGGCGCGCGCGGCAACTGGATGCAGGTCCGGCAGATCGCCGGTATGCGTGGTCTGGTCGCCAACCCGAAGGGCGAGATCATCCCGCGCCCGATCAAGGCGAACTACCGCGAGGGCCTGTCCGTCCTCGAGTACTTCATCGCGACGCACGGCGCCCGCAAGGGTCTGGCGGACACCGCTCTGCGGACCGCCGACTCGGGCTACCTGACGCGTCGTCTGGTGGACGTCTCGCAGGACGTCATCGTCCGCGAGGAGGACTGCGGCACCGAGCGTGGCCTGACGATGCCGATCGGCGTCCCGGGCACCGAAGGGCTGCGTCGTCACGACAAGGTCGAGACCTCCGTCTACTCGCGCACGCTGGCGACGGACATCGAGGTCGACGGCGAGCTCATCGGCCACGCCGGTGACGACGTCGGCGACGTGCTGCTGGACCGCCTGCTCGAGTCGGGTGTCGACACGCTCAAGATCCGGTCGGTGCTCACGTGCGAGTCCCGCGTCGGCACGTGCGCCAAGTGCTACGGCCGCTCGCTGGCCACCGGCAAGCTCGTCGACATCGGCGAGGCCGTCGGCATCATCGCGGCCCAGTCGATCGGTGAGCCCGGCACCCAGCTGACGATGCGCACGTTCCA
The sequence above is a segment of the Cellulomonas fimi genome. Coding sequences within it:
- a CDS encoding DNA-directed RNA polymerase subunit beta' translates to MLDVNVFDELRIGLATADDIRAWSHGEVKKPETINYRTLKPEKDGLFCEKIFGPTRDWECYCGKYKRVRFKGIICERCGVEVTRSKVRRERMGHIELAAPVTHIWFFKGVPSRLGYLLDLAPKDLEKVIYFAAYMITWVDEEGRHEDLPNLQNEIDLEKKEIADRRDNDINARALKLEQDLAELEAEGGKADARRKVRDSAEREMAQIRKRADADLERLENVWDRFKNLKVADLEGDELLYRQLQDRYGNYFEGSMGAAAIQKRLEAFDLEAESDNLREIIKTGKGQRKTRALKRLKVVNAFLTTNNSPTGMVLDAVPVIPPDLRPMVQLDGGRFATSDLNDLYRRVINRNNRLKRLLDLGAPEIIVNNEKRMLQEAVDSLFDNGRRGRPVTGPGNRPLKSISDMLKGKQGRFRQNLLGKRVDYSGRSVIVVGPQLKLHQCGLPKQMALELFKPFVMKRLVDLNHAQNIKSAKRMVERARPVVWDVLEEVITEHPVLLNRAPTLHRLGIQAFEPQLVEGKAIHLHPLVCAAFNADFDGDQMAVHLPLSAEAQAEARILMLSSNNILKPSDGRPVTMPSQDMIIGLFHLTSDKEDAEGAGRAFSSVSEAIMAFDQGTLDLNAVVKIRFDDLVLSEEDAPEGWSEGDTLLFETTLGRALFNELLPVDYPYENGVVDKKRLSAIVNDLAERYPKVAVAASLDALKEAGFRWATRSGVTISISDVATPAAKKDILEEHEARAAKVQGQYDKGLITDDERRQELIEIWTQATDKVAKAMQENFPARNTVYRMVGSGARGNWMQVRQIAGMRGLVANPKGEIIPRPIKANYREGLSVLEYFIATHGARKGLADTALRTADSGYLTRRLVDVSQDVIVREEDCGTERGLTMPIGVPGTEGLRRHDKVETSVYSRTLATDIEVDGELIGHAGDDVGDVLLDRLLESGVDTLKIRSVLTCESRVGTCAKCYGRSLATGKLVDIGEAVGIIAAQSIGEPGTQLTMRTFHTGGVASADDITQGLPRVQELFEARTPKGEAPIAEFSGRIAIEEGDRSRRIVLTPDDGSEEIAYPITKRSRLLVNDGDHVAVGTQLVQGAVDPKKVLRILGPRATQKHLVDEVQEVYRSQGVDIHDKHIEVIVRQMLRRVTVLDSGTTDLLPGELAERGRFEDANRKAVSEGGQPASGRPELMGITKASLATDSWLSAASFQETTRVLTEAAMSGRSDPLLGLKENVILGKLIPAGTGLPRYRNITVEPTEEAKAELYPTFGYDEIDFPALGLGSGEAIPLEDIDFGDFR